Genomic window (Armatimonadota bacterium):
GCTTCATCGCGGGCGATCGTCTCGCCCGGCTGCTTCAAGACGGCGACGAGCCTCGCCTCTTGGAGCCCTTCACCGATCTGGGGGATCTTCAAGGTCGTCTGGTTGGACGTCGCCGAAGCCGTGGCGGCCACAGGGGACGACGCCGGCTCCGGCGCCGGCGCAGCTTCAGAAGCCTCTGCAACGTCCATGACGAGCACTTCGGCTCCGATGGCAAGGACGGTGTCAGGGTCTGCGAGCCAGCGGACGATCCGGCCCGCGTGAGGCGATTCGACGTCCATGACCGCCTTGTCCGTCTCCATCTGATAGATCGGCTCGTCGCGTTTGACGGTGTCGCCCGGCTGCTTGAGGACGGCGACCAAACGGGCTTCCTGAAGGCCTTCTCCGATCTGGGGAATGCGCAGTGAGACTTCGGCCATGTATGGATTCAGTTTGGCACAGGGTCCGATCCGGCCTCCCGGTCACCAATGGATCTTGTCGAGCGCCACGCCGCGCCCTCGCACCCGGCCATCGGTGAGTCCGATCGTCGGACGGCCCAAGTGCCGACCGTTCGCAAGGGCTTCCTTGCCCGCGACGGCGTCGGCTCCGTCCGCATCGAAGATAAGGACCGTTTCGGCCGGGTCGTCGATTTCGCTGACAGCCCGCTCTTTCAGTCCTTCGTTGAAGGCATAGCTGAGAGCGCCCGTCGCACCGCGGCAACGCGCAGGGTACGCCCCGTTCTCCAAGCGCGTTTGCCAGTCTTGCGAAGCCGAATACCGGCCGTCATGTTCTTGAGCGTAAAGTTCCTGTGCCCTCAAAAGGTCTTCGACGCTCGACGCACAATCGAGACTGATGTTCGTGAGTCGGGCGCAGGGCCAATGGACTTGCGTCAAGAGAGAGCCGGCGACGGCCGACACCGACGCGGCCTGAACTGCCAACAAGATTCTTCGTCTCTGCCTTCCGCCGGCGACCCGAGAAGCCCTAGCGGTCAAGACGGCGGCCAAGACCAGTCCGACCGTCCCCAGTAACACCCACAAGGCCCATTCGTGGCTGAACCGTGCCCAAAACAATAACTGCTGCTCTTCCACAGGACATCACCCGCCCGCGGCCCGGTCCTTGAACCGGTCTGGCCCCCGTTTCGACGGGGACGAGTATAATCCGGACTCGGACTCCGGGTGACGCTTCCCCCTCCCCGTCAGAGGCCATCACACAGGTAGAGGACACGCCATGGCGAAGAAGATTTCCAGCGTCATCAAACTCAACATTGCCGCAGGCAAAGGCACTCCCGCGCCGCCCGTCGGGCCTGCGCTCGGCCAAGCCGGCATCAACATGATGGAGTTCCTGAAGAAGTTCAACGAGCAGACCGCTCCGCAAATGGGCTTCACCCTTCCGGTCGAGATCACGGTCTTCGAGGACCGGTCATACGCGTACAAGGTCAAGCAGCCGCTTATGACGGACCTGATCAAGCGCGCCATGG
Coding sequences:
- the rplK gene encoding 50S ribosomal protein L11 gives rise to the protein MAKKISSVIKLNIAAGKGTPAPPVGPALGQAGINMMEFLKKFNEQTAPQMGFTLPVEITVFEDRSYAYKVKQPLMTDLIKRAMGIDKGSSNPSKESAGKLTREQALTVVKAKIADLNTDDEEQALKIVAGSARSMGIESEF